In Gordonia iterans, the following proteins share a genomic window:
- a CDS encoding dihydrofolate reductase family protein, which produces MGTLIFTASMSIDGYVADADGDFQWTAPSDEVFDFHIERMARVSTEVLGRKTYALMGYWETFPDDDGQSPAEREFARRWRRIDKVVASSTLTDDDVVVGRDRLVANLTLDELRRVVDAADGAVEIFGPTVAAEAIRAGLVEEYHFFVVPKAVGGGLRALPDGVRLDLELAGQRTFGDVAYLHYRRR; this is translated from the coding sequence ATGGGAACGCTGATCTTCACCGCGTCGATGTCGATCGACGGGTACGTGGCCGACGCCGACGGCGACTTCCAGTGGACCGCGCCCAGCGACGAGGTGTTCGACTTCCACATCGAGCGCATGGCCCGGGTCTCGACGGAGGTCCTCGGGCGCAAGACCTACGCGCTGATGGGCTACTGGGAGACCTTCCCCGACGACGACGGCCAGTCGCCGGCCGAACGCGAGTTCGCCCGCCGCTGGCGGCGCATCGACAAGGTGGTCGCGTCGTCGACGCTGACGGACGACGACGTGGTGGTCGGCCGCGATCGGCTCGTGGCGAATCTGACCCTGGACGAGTTGCGCAGAGTGGTCGACGCGGCCGACGGTGCGGTCGAGATCTTCGGTCCCACGGTCGCGGCCGAGGCCATCCGGGCCGGCCTGGTCGAGGAGTACCACTTCTTCGTCGTGCCGAAGGCGGTCGGCGGGGGACTGCGCGCCCTGCCCGACGGTGTGCGCCTGGATCTGGAACTGGCCGGGCAGCGGACCTTCGGCGACGTCGCGTACCTGCACTATCGACGACGCTGA
- a CDS encoding glycoside hydrolase family 43 protein, whose protein sequence is MSSAIRRHRAAAVASIVAAALTAPATGAASAEPTSEARYTMVAFSDGNPNQMDVYESTDGTEFRVLKEAAYRPPSGRVRDPSIFRHTDGNYYVTYTTGDGATIGFARSPDRVTWTHLRNHPVPFCCALLPGTGDGKGPVNPFGINGSAGFRDGPSLSPFTTKAWAPEWFVDGGKVHVILSMSTGGGFVPYVMTAQNPALTSWSWPVPFGGLNADRIDTTVVKVGAKYHAIVKNEHKKVLEHAVADRPTGPFAPRELASLGTLVEGPSVVQLPNGHWRLYFDSYREKKYYYADSADGMKTWSPRRELPGLSGTVRHFTVLREQA, encoded by the coding sequence GTGTCGTCCGCGATCCGCCGGCACCGGGCTGCCGCGGTCGCCTCAATCGTGGCGGCGGCGCTCACGGCGCCCGCGACCGGCGCCGCGTCGGCCGAGCCGACCTCCGAAGCCCGTTACACGATGGTGGCGTTCAGCGACGGCAATCCCAACCAGATGGACGTCTACGAGTCGACCGACGGCACCGAGTTCCGGGTGCTCAAGGAGGCCGCCTATCGGCCGCCGTCGGGCCGGGTGCGCGACCCCAGCATCTTCCGGCACACCGACGGCAACTACTACGTCACGTACACGACCGGCGACGGCGCGACGATCGGGTTCGCCCGCAGTCCCGACCGCGTCACCTGGACCCATCTGAGGAACCACCCGGTCCCGTTCTGCTGCGCCCTTCTTCCGGGGACCGGGGACGGCAAAGGCCCGGTGAACCCGTTCGGAATCAACGGATCGGCAGGTTTCCGCGACGGACCGTCCCTCTCGCCGTTCACCACCAAGGCGTGGGCGCCCGAGTGGTTCGTCGACGGCGGCAAGGTCCACGTGATCCTGTCCATGTCGACCGGCGGCGGCTTTGTGCCGTACGTCATGACCGCGCAGAACCCCGCGCTCACCTCCTGGTCGTGGCCGGTCCCGTTCGGCGGCCTGAACGCCGACCGGATCGACACCACCGTCGTCAAGGTCGGCGCGAAGTACCACGCGATCGTCAAGAACGAGCACAAGAAGGTCCTCGAACACGCGGTCGCCGACCGTCCGACCGGTCCGTTCGCGCCGCGGGAGCTGGCGAGCCTGGGCACGCTGGTGGAGGGGCCGTCCGTGGTGCAACTGCCCAACGGGCACTGGCGGCTCTACTTCGACTCCTACCGCGAGAAGAAGTACTACTACGCCGACAGCGCCGACGGGATGAAGACCTGGTCGCCCCGCCGCGAGCTTCCCGGTCTCTCCGGGACGGTCCGGCACTTCACCGTGCTTCGTGAACAGGCATAG
- a CDS encoding alpha/beta fold hydrolase → MTLFDVPGARLSTALSDEGGQAVVQLHGLTSSRARDHVLDLNLGIGLSGTRLLRYDARGHGFSTGRAVADDYRWENLATDLLSLLDHRFPGETVYGAGTSMGCGTLLHAAVREPERFAGLTVLLPPTAWETRRAHAQGYLDTASLIEDEGLETFVALTRQAPQPPATVGRPETLPEVDEAILPSVFRGAAASDLPVPAELARIEVPVRVLAWTDDPSHPMSTAERLTDLLPRAELTVAASPEEVRRWPSLLHDDVLRVSR, encoded by the coding sequence ATGACGTTGTTCGACGTCCCCGGTGCACGGCTGAGCACCGCGCTGAGCGACGAGGGTGGCCAGGCCGTGGTGCAGCTGCACGGCCTCACCTCCAGCCGGGCCCGCGACCACGTTCTCGACCTGAACCTCGGGATCGGGCTCTCCGGGACCCGGCTGCTCCGGTACGACGCCCGGGGCCACGGTTTCTCCACCGGCCGCGCCGTCGCCGACGACTACCGCTGGGAGAACCTGGCGACCGACCTGCTGTCCCTCCTGGATCACCGCTTCCCCGGTGAGACGGTGTACGGGGCCGGGACGTCGATGGGCTGCGGGACGCTGCTGCACGCCGCTGTGCGCGAACCCGAACGCTTCGCCGGACTGACCGTCCTGCTGCCGCCCACCGCGTGGGAGACGCGCCGGGCGCACGCGCAGGGCTACCTGGACACCGCGTCGCTGATCGAGGACGAGGGCCTGGAGACCTTCGTCGCGCTCACCCGGCAGGCGCCGCAGCCGCCGGCCACCGTCGGCCGGCCCGAGACCCTTCCCGAGGTCGACGAGGCGATCTTGCCGTCGGTGTTCCGCGGCGCCGCGGCCAGCGACCTTCCCGTCCCCGCCGAGCTCGCCCGCATCGAGGTGCCGGTCCGCGTCCTCGCGTGGACCGACGACCCTTCGCACCCGATGTCGACCGCGGAGCGTCTGACCGATCTGCTCCCGCGCGCCGAACTGACCGTCGCCGCCAGCCCCGAAGAGGTCCGGCGCTGGCCGTCACTGCTGCACGACGACGTCCTGCGGGTGTCGCGATGA
- a CDS encoding response regulator: protein MTVRVLIADDQDIVRTGLTMLLNAQAGIEVVGAAADGRRAVSMARALHPDVCLFDVRMPLMDGIEATRLLAGPEVADPLPIVVITTFDLDEYVHGALKAGARGFLLKDAGPELLTQAIQAAADGDALIAPSVTVRLLAAFARSPQATPAQPTEPLTSREEQVLHTVAQGRTNAEIAAELHISASTVKTHLASLMRKAGARNRVELAMWAHETGRI, encoded by the coding sequence ATGACCGTCAGGGTGCTCATCGCCGACGATCAGGACATCGTGCGCACCGGTCTGACCATGCTGCTGAACGCCCAGGCCGGCATCGAAGTGGTGGGCGCCGCCGCCGACGGCCGACGGGCGGTGAGCATGGCGCGCGCGCTGCATCCGGACGTGTGCCTGTTCGACGTCCGCATGCCGCTGATGGACGGGATCGAGGCCACCCGACTGCTCGCCGGACCCGAGGTGGCCGATCCGCTGCCGATCGTCGTGATCACCACCTTCGATCTGGACGAGTACGTGCACGGCGCGTTGAAAGCCGGCGCTCGGGGCTTCCTCCTCAAGGACGCCGGGCCCGAGCTGCTGACCCAGGCGATCCAAGCGGCGGCCGACGGGGATGCGCTCATCGCGCCCAGCGTCACCGTCCGTCTGCTCGCGGCGTTCGCCAGGTCGCCGCAGGCGACGCCCGCGCAGCCGACCGAACCGCTCACTTCACGAGAGGAGCAGGTGTTGCACACCGTGGCGCAGGGCCGGACCAACGCGGAGATCGCCGCCGAGCTCCACATCAGTGCCAGCACCGTCAAGACCCATCTGGCCAGCCTGATGCGCAAGGCCGGCGCGCGCAACCGCGTCGAACTCGCGATGTGGGCGCACGAGACCGGCCGCATCTGA
- a CDS encoding sensor histidine kinase: MVTKALRSLWAEPRPADPPRRVWRDWALLAVLAAWTLAEAALRDGLMARPLVLAVVLAVLTPLLWRRIHPWAAVVVAFGALIVVDVARIVVGEQGGLTSSIAGVLVLTYALFRWGSGREAVTGLAIVLVWVAVTNVADRTSRADAVAAFAFFLCAAALGAAIRYHAYTRTRDIDHAKSREREQLARDLHDTVAHHVSGIVIQAQAGRAVAASHPERATEAFAVIEDAASRTLTELRTMVGVLRTSETADFAPRPGVADLGRLAGRAEGGPRVDVELAGDLDDLSPAVEAALYRLSQESVTNARRHARSATRVSVRIVGDADRVRLTVDDDGASGASGGGSSGYGLVGMRERTTLLGGTFHAGPGADGGWRVRATLPRTDIR; encoded by the coding sequence ATGGTGACGAAGGCCCTGCGCTCGCTGTGGGCGGAGCCTCGACCGGCTGACCCGCCCCGACGGGTGTGGCGGGACTGGGCGCTCCTCGCGGTGCTTGCGGCGTGGACGCTGGCGGAGGCGGCGCTCCGCGACGGCCTGATGGCGCGCCCGCTGGTGCTCGCCGTCGTGCTCGCGGTCCTCACGCCCCTGCTGTGGCGCCGCATTCATCCGTGGGCGGCCGTCGTCGTCGCCTTCGGCGCCCTGATCGTCGTCGACGTCGCGAGGATAGTCGTGGGCGAGCAGGGCGGCCTGACGTCGAGCATCGCGGGCGTGCTGGTCCTGACCTATGCCCTGTTCCGGTGGGGCTCGGGCCGGGAGGCGGTGACCGGCCTGGCGATCGTCCTGGTCTGGGTGGCGGTGACCAACGTCGCCGACCGGACCAGCCGGGCCGATGCGGTGGCCGCCTTCGCGTTCTTCCTGTGCGCCGCTGCGCTGGGTGCGGCGATCCGCTACCACGCGTACACGCGCACCCGCGACATCGACCACGCCAAATCCCGCGAGCGTGAGCAGCTGGCACGCGACCTGCACGACACGGTCGCCCACCACGTCTCCGGAATCGTCATCCAGGCCCAAGCCGGACGTGCGGTCGCCGCGTCGCATCCCGAGCGCGCCACCGAGGCCTTCGCCGTCATCGAGGACGCGGCGTCGCGCACGCTGACCGAGTTGCGCACGATGGTCGGCGTCCTGCGAACCTCCGAGACGGCCGACTTCGCGCCGCGTCCGGGCGTGGCCGACCTCGGACGGCTCGCCGGCCGGGCGGAGGGCGGGCCGCGGGTCGACGTCGAGTTGGCCGGTGACCTCGACGATCTCAGTCCCGCGGTAGAAGCGGCGCTGTACCGGTTGAGCCAGGAGTCGGTCACCAACGCGCGACGACACGCCCGCTCGGCCACTCGGGTGTCCGTGCGCATCGTGGGCGATGCCGATCGGGTGCGATTGACGGTCGACGACGACGGCGCGTCCGGTGCGTCCGGCGGCGGCTCGTCCGGGTACGGCCTGGTCGGCATGCGCGAACGCACCACGCTGCTGGGCGGCACGTTCCACGCCGGTCCCGGCGCGGACGGCGGCTGGCGGGTCCGGGCGACCTTGCCCCGAACGGACATTCGGTGA
- a CDS encoding DUF6326 family protein, which yields MSTRQRTLHDPPVPVPVTLAAAWTCVMFLYAYVDIIAFFKPGVVDDILDGVVWEFDVGQPLLTVFLALMAIPIFMILLSITLPARANRLTNLVVAAIQVPYAAFNAVGESWTYFYGLGVALEMIVLALIIRFAWTWPRTVVEPGTPTGR from the coding sequence ATGAGCACACGTCAACGCACGCTGCACGACCCGCCGGTGCCGGTGCCGGTCACACTCGCCGCGGCCTGGACGTGCGTGATGTTTCTGTACGCCTACGTGGACATCATCGCGTTCTTCAAGCCGGGCGTCGTCGACGACATCCTCGACGGCGTCGTCTGGGAGTTCGACGTCGGCCAGCCGCTGCTGACCGTGTTCCTGGCACTCATGGCGATCCCGATCTTCATGATCCTGCTGTCGATCACATTGCCCGCCCGGGCGAACCGCCTCACCAACCTCGTCGTGGCCGCGATCCAGGTCCCGTACGCGGCGTTCAACGCGGTCGGCGAGTCGTGGACCTACTTCTACGGCCTCGGCGTCGCACTGGAGATGATCGTGCTCGCCCTCATCATCCGGTTCGCCTGGACCTGGCCCCGCACCGTCGTCGAGCCCGGTACGCCGACCGGACGGTGA
- a CDS encoding NADP-dependent isocitrate dehydrogenase: protein MTSENQKIIYTLTDEAPRLATEAFLPIVRTFAEPAGIDVETSDISVAARILAAFPDYLTEEQRVPDNLAELGRLTQFPDTNIIKLPNISASVPQLNAAIHELQEKGFAVPDYPQAPKTPEEEEIRDRYSACLGSAVNPVLRMGNSDRRAPKAVKEYARKHPHSMGKWSMASQSHVAHMTHGDFYAGEKSMIMDHSCEARMELVTKSGETKVMKTVPLDAGDVIDSMYMSKKALLEFYEEQFQDAKDTGVMLSLHVKATMMKVSHPIVFGHAVKVFYKDAFAKHGALFDELGVNVNNGLVDLYEKVDTLPASKREEVIADMHRCHEDRPELAMVDSARGISNFHSPSDVIVDASMPAMIRIGGKMYGADGRKKDTKAVMPESTFARIYQEIINFCKTNGAFDPTTMGTVPNVGLMAMKAEEYGSHDKTFEIPADGVANIVDASTGEVLLSQDVEEGDIWRMCIVKDAPIRDWVKLAVDRARASGMPAVFWLDPYRPHENNLITLVRKYLKDHDTEGLDIQIMSQVRAMRYSLERAWRGLDTISVTGNILRDYLTDLFPILELGTSAKMLSIVPLMAGGGLYETGAGGSAPKHVKQLVEENHLRWDSLGEFLALGASLDDLGRKYDNPKATVLAEALDAATGKLLEENKSPSRKTGELDNRGSQFWLALFWAQELAGQNDDAELAERFAPLAKALEENKDTILQELSEVQGHAVDLGGYYEPDAGKLHAAMCPSETLNALLADA from the coding sequence ATGACCTCGGAAAACCAGAAGATCATCTACACGCTGACGGACGAGGCGCCGCGGCTCGCGACGGAGGCGTTCCTGCCGATCGTCCGCACCTTCGCCGAGCCTGCGGGCATCGACGTCGAGACCAGCGACATCTCGGTCGCGGCCCGCATCCTGGCCGCCTTCCCGGACTACCTGACCGAAGAGCAGCGTGTACCCGACAACCTCGCCGAGCTCGGTCGCCTCACCCAGTTCCCGGACACCAACATCATCAAGCTCCCCAACATCAGCGCCTCCGTGCCGCAGCTGAACGCCGCGATCCACGAGCTCCAGGAGAAGGGCTTCGCGGTGCCGGACTACCCGCAGGCGCCGAAGACCCCCGAGGAGGAGGAGATCCGCGACCGCTACTCGGCGTGTCTGGGCAGCGCGGTGAATCCCGTTCTGCGCATGGGTAATTCGGACCGTCGCGCACCCAAGGCGGTCAAGGAGTATGCCCGCAAGCATCCGCACAGCATGGGCAAGTGGTCGATGGCCTCGCAGTCGCACGTCGCGCACATGACGCACGGCGACTTCTACGCCGGCGAGAAGTCGATGATCATGGACCACAGCTGCGAGGCGCGCATGGAGCTCGTCACCAAGAGCGGCGAGACCAAGGTGATGAAGACCGTGCCGCTCGACGCCGGCGACGTGATCGACAGCATGTACATGAGCAAGAAGGCACTGCTGGAGTTCTACGAGGAGCAGTTCCAGGACGCCAAGGACACCGGCGTCATGCTCTCGCTGCACGTCAAGGCCACCATGATGAAGGTCTCGCACCCGATCGTCTTCGGCCATGCCGTCAAGGTCTTCTACAAGGACGCCTTCGCCAAGCACGGTGCGCTGTTCGACGAGCTCGGCGTCAACGTCAACAACGGTCTGGTGGACCTGTACGAGAAGGTCGACACCCTGCCCGCGTCCAAGCGCGAGGAGGTGATCGCCGACATGCACCGCTGCCACGAGGATCGCCCGGAGCTCGCGATGGTCGACTCGGCACGCGGGATCTCGAACTTCCACTCGCCGAGCGACGTGATCGTGGACGCCTCCATGCCGGCGATGATCCGCATCGGCGGCAAGATGTACGGCGCCGACGGCCGCAAGAAGGACACCAAGGCCGTGATGCCGGAGTCGACCTTCGCGCGGATCTACCAGGAGATCATCAACTTCTGCAAGACCAACGGTGCGTTCGACCCCACCACCATGGGTACCGTCCCGAACGTCGGCCTGATGGCCATGAAGGCCGAGGAGTACGGCTCCCACGACAAGACCTTCGAGATCCCGGCGGACGGCGTCGCCAACATCGTCGACGCCTCCACCGGCGAGGTGCTGCTGTCGCAGGACGTCGAAGAGGGCGACATCTGGCGGATGTGCATCGTGAAGGACGCGCCGATCCGCGACTGGGTGAAGCTGGCCGTCGACCGTGCGCGCGCCTCGGGCATGCCGGCCGTGTTCTGGCTCGACCCGTACCGCCCGCACGAGAACAACCTGATCACCCTGGTCCGCAAGTACCTGAAGGATCACGACACCGAGGGCCTGGACATCCAGATCATGTCGCAGGTGCGTGCCATGCGGTACTCGCTGGAGCGGGCGTGGCGCGGGCTCGACACCATCTCGGTGACCGGCAACATCCTGCGCGACTACCTGACCGACCTGTTCCCGATCCTGGAGCTGGGCACCAGCGCCAAGATGCTGTCGATCGTGCCGCTGATGGCCGGCGGCGGACTCTACGAGACCGGGGCCGGCGGCAGCGCGCCCAAGCACGTCAAGCAGCTGGTCGAGGAGAACCACCTGCGGTGGGACTCGCTCGGCGAGTTCCTCGCGCTGGGGGCGAGCCTGGACGATCTCGGCCGCAAGTACGACAACCCCAAGGCCACCGTGCTCGCCGAGGCGCTCGACGCGGCCACCGGCAAGCTGCTGGAGGAGAACAAGTCGCCGTCGCGCAAGACCGGGGAGCTCGACAACCGCGGCAGCCAGTTCTGGCTCGCCCTCTTCTGGGCGCAGGAACTGGCCGGACAGAACGACGACGCCGAGCTCGCCGAGCGGTTCGCCCCGCTGGCCAAGGCCCTCGAGGAGAACAAGGACACCATCCTCCAGGAGCTGTCCGAGGTGCAGGGCCACGCGGTGGATCTGGGCGGTTACTACGAGCCGGACGCCGGCAAACTGCACGCCGCGATGTGCCCGAGCGAGACGCTCAACGCGCTCCTCGCCGACGCCTGA
- a CDS encoding VOC family protein: MTIRLENVGITVRDLDEAIAFFTDLGLTVLGRAEISGEWADTAVGLDGNHAKIAVLATPNGQGRLEFFEYLHPKAIETSPTRPHEIGMHRVSFVVDDDIEEALQTAATHGCFPLRDVATYEDSYKLTYLRGPSGILVMIAQELQQH, encoded by the coding sequence ATGACGATCAGGCTCGAGAACGTCGGCATCACGGTCCGCGACCTGGACGAGGCGATCGCCTTCTTCACCGATCTCGGCCTGACCGTCCTCGGCCGCGCGGAGATCAGCGGCGAGTGGGCCGATACCGCGGTCGGTCTCGACGGCAATCACGCGAAGATCGCCGTGCTCGCGACGCCCAACGGCCAGGGCCGCCTCGAGTTCTTCGAGTATCTGCACCCGAAGGCGATCGAGACCTCGCCCACCCGGCCCCATGAGATCGGCATGCATCGCGTCTCGTTCGTCGTCGACGACGACATCGAGGAGGCGCTCCAGACCGCGGCGACGCACGGGTGCTTCCCGCTCCGGGACGTGGCGACCTACGAGGACTCCTACAAGCTCACCTATCTGCGGGGTCCGAGCGGGATCCTCGTGATGATCGCGCAGGAACTGCAACAGCACTGA
- a CDS encoding SelT/SelW/SelH family protein, protein MTGPAITITFCTQCNWLLRASWMASELLSTFGDELGSVTLVPGTGGVFRIDADGQQIWERKRDDGFPDAAELKRRIRDAALPEWNLGHSDSGHR, encoded by the coding sequence ATGACCGGGCCGGCGATCACGATCACCTTTTGCACGCAGTGCAACTGGCTCCTGCGTGCGTCGTGGATGGCGAGCGAGCTGCTGTCCACGTTCGGCGACGAGCTCGGCTCGGTGACCCTGGTGCCCGGGACCGGAGGAGTGTTTCGCATCGACGCCGACGGTCAGCAGATCTGGGAGCGCAAGCGGGACGACGGTTTTCCCGACGCGGCGGAACTGAAGCGCCGGATTCGCGATGCCGCGCTCCCCGAGTGGAACCTCGGACATTCCGATTCGGGACATCGCTGA
- a CDS encoding GNAT family N-acetyltransferase produces MRLTNVAHLRLPFGRLMGYDVIVSPPGRALPVSFDQSRHVGAGERPGSWMALSFHLPEPVARQALADAWLAVIARHGTLRSAFSPGEDGIPRLHEVRIRPGAWVEHPIGPGEAVNEALREVLDRECSPYSQPAHRLCVLETAAGPTVVIAADHSHVDMWSMLVILRDFLAALTEIRAGRPASLRPVPPFAEHTRALRDRPSAPDDVRRRWAQILDDSGGVMPRFPLPLGSAQAEAERVEVRDVFDVDDSAGFSAQARAEGVSTLALTVATMTKVTAELAADPLRAVFPVHSRYEDRWHDSVGWFITNSVLECTVADPKAAAEAVREAVSLGSWSLADVLEPWGGMPEAPGMFAISWLDLRRLPVRVDAASLEAQYVGASIRTDGVMLWFILDGTGLHLRCRYPDTEQARTNVGAWLDLLVARLQESARLSVRSRISLDGRQFRIERAGRADVPDIVALLCDDEIGRSREVEEYGPYEAAFDVVARERSHFLAVVRDDAGLAVGTMQLTVLPGLSRTGATRLQIEGLRVRGSERGRGLGTAMLEWAHEHGRAHGADLVQVTTDEIRDRARAFYERNGYATEHVGLKRAL; encoded by the coding sequence ATGCGCTTGACCAACGTCGCCCACCTGCGGCTCCCGTTCGGCCGGCTGATGGGCTACGACGTGATCGTCTCCCCGCCCGGCCGGGCGCTGCCGGTGTCGTTCGATCAGAGCCGGCATGTCGGCGCCGGTGAACGCCCGGGTTCGTGGATGGCGCTCTCGTTCCATCTGCCCGAGCCGGTCGCCCGGCAGGCGCTGGCCGACGCCTGGCTGGCCGTGATCGCCCGCCACGGTACGCTGCGCAGCGCGTTCTCGCCCGGCGAGGACGGCATCCCCCGTCTGCACGAGGTGCGGATCCGCCCGGGCGCCTGGGTGGAGCATCCGATCGGGCCGGGCGAGGCGGTCAACGAGGCGTTGCGCGAGGTGCTCGACCGCGAGTGCTCACCCTATTCCCAACCCGCGCACCGACTCTGCGTCCTGGAGACGGCGGCCGGTCCGACGGTGGTGATCGCCGCCGACCATTCGCACGTCGACATGTGGTCGATGCTGGTGATCCTGCGCGACTTCCTGGCCGCGCTGACCGAGATCCGCGCCGGTCGCCCGGCGTCGCTCCGGCCGGTGCCGCCGTTCGCCGAGCACACGCGCGCCCTCCGCGACCGGCCGTCCGCTCCCGACGACGTACGACGACGCTGGGCGCAGATCCTCGACGACAGCGGCGGCGTGATGCCGCGCTTCCCGCTCCCGCTGGGGTCTGCGCAGGCCGAGGCCGAGCGGGTCGAGGTGCGGGACGTGTTCGACGTCGACGACAGCGCCGGCTTCTCGGCGCAGGCCCGCGCGGAGGGCGTCTCGACGCTCGCGCTGACCGTCGCCACGATGACCAAGGTGACCGCCGAACTGGCCGCCGATCCGTTGCGTGCGGTGTTTCCGGTGCACAGCCGGTACGAGGACCGCTGGCACGATTCGGTCGGGTGGTTCATCACCAACTCGGTGCTCGAGTGCACCGTCGCCGACCCGAAGGCGGCCGCCGAGGCGGTGCGCGAGGCCGTGAGTCTCGGGTCGTGGTCGCTGGCGGACGTGCTGGAACCGTGGGGCGGGATGCCGGAGGCGCCGGGCATGTTCGCCATTTCGTGGCTGGATCTGCGGCGGCTTCCGGTCCGGGTCGATGCGGCCAGTCTGGAAGCGCAGTACGTGGGCGCCAGCATCCGGACCGACGGGGTGATGCTGTGGTTCATCCTGGACGGCACCGGCCTGCATCTGCGTTGCCGCTATCCGGACACCGAGCAGGCGCGCACCAACGTGGGCGCGTGGCTCGACCTCCTCGTCGCTCGACTACAGGAGAGCGCGCGGCTGTCGGTGCGGAGCCGGATCTCGTTGGACGGCAGGCAGTTCCGGATCGAGCGTGCGGGCCGCGCCGACGTGCCCGACATCGTCGCGCTCCTGTGCGACGACGAGATCGGGCGTTCGCGAGAGGTGGAGGAGTACGGCCCGTACGAGGCGGCGTTCGACGTCGTCGCGCGGGAGCGTTCGCACTTCCTGGCGGTGGTGCGCGACGACGCCGGCCTGGCGGTGGGCACCATGCAGCTGACGGTGCTGCCCGGGCTCAGCCGGACCGGGGCTACGCGTTTGCAGATCGAGGGCCTGCGGGTCCGGGGATCCGAGCGCGGTCGTGGGCTGGGCACCGCGATGCTCGAGTGGGCGCACGAGCACGGTCGTGCGCACGGCGCGGACCTGGTCCAGGTGACCACCGACGAGATCCGCGACCGCGCCCGCGCCTTCTACGAGCGCAACGGCTATGCCACCGAGCATGTCGGCCTCAAGCGCGCGCTGTGA